Proteins co-encoded in one Fusarium musae strain F31 chromosome 3, whole genome shotgun sequence genomic window:
- the BLI3 gene encoding BLI-3 blue-light-inducible Bli-3 protein yields MSFSNANTGDAPADPYKKANAEEVPLQTKIEDLVHFITKEKFGMMTTRGSGSGNLVSRCMALAATETGGIDLLFHTNTESGKTDDLDADPHVNVSFINASGEWASIAGNASISTDRSLVSKHYSPTLKAWLGDLGDGVHDGSENDPRIGIIRVKTVSVTYSLVSKNLLSRAADIASSAVTGKPASPNTLREISEGDVRSWRASRE; encoded by the exons ATGTCTTTCTCTAATGCAAACACCGGCGATGCCCCTGCCGATCCTTACAAGAAGGCAAACGCCGAGGAGGTGCCCCTCCAGACCAAgattgaggatcttgtccaCTTCATCACCAAGGAGAAGTTTGGCATGATGACCACCCGGGGCTCAGGCTCTGGTAATCTTGTATCTCGCTGCATGGCGCTGGCTGCCACA GAGACTGGAGGCATTGACCTTCTCTTCCACACCAACACGGAGTCTGGCAAGACCGACGACCTCGATGCTGACCCTCACGTCAACGTTTCTTTCATCAACGCCTCCGGAGAGTGGGCTTCCATTGCTGGCAATGCTAGTATTAGCACAGATAGAAGTCTTGTTTCCAAGCACTACAGCCCTACACTCaaggcttggcttggtgaTCTCGGTGACGGTGTCCATGATGGTTCTGAGAATGACCCTCGTATCGGAATCATCCGCGTCAAGACAGTATCGGTCACCTATTCTCTCGTTTCCAAGAACCTGCTGAGCCGCGCTGCCGACATTGCTTCCAGCGCCGTCACTGGCAAGCCTGCTTCGCCCAACACATTGAGGGAGATTTCGGAAGGGGATGTGCGATCTTGGCGCGCTTCGCGAGAGTAA
- the DPH5 gene encoding diphthine synthase (BUSCO:EOG09263JW5~EggNog:ENOG41) codes for MLYLVGLGLSDETDITVKGLEVVKKASRVYLEAYTSILLVEQSVLESYYGRSITVADREMVESNSDEILRNAQNEDVAFLVVGDPFGATTHTDLVLRARELEIPVRTVPNASIMSGIGACGLQLYNFGQTVSMVFFTDTWKPASFYDRIKENRQIGLHTLVLVDIKVKEQSLENMARGRLVYEPPRYMTVGQCAKQMLEIEDERKDGVYTKDSLAIGAARVGGKTEKFVAGTLEELCSTDEELGPPLHSLVLLGRRTHELELDYVRQFAVDKEKWDRLWKAEYGKQL; via the exons ATGTTGTACCTCGTGGGACTTGGTCTCTCCGACGAGACAGATATTACtgtcaagggtcttgaggtcGTTAAGAAAGCCTCCAGGGTCTATCTGGAGGCTTATACTAGCATTCTGCTTGTCGAGCAATCTGTCTTG GAATCGTACTATGGACGATCCATCACTGTAGCTGACCGTGAGATGGTTGAGTCAAACAGCGACGAGATCCTCCGAAATGCGCAGAACGAAGATGTTGCGTTCCTTGTAGTTGGAGATCCCTTCGG AGCTACCACTCATACGGATCTCGTGCTTCGTGCCCGGGAACTCGAAATCCCTGTCCGAACCGTTCCCAATGCCTCCATCATGTCCGGGATTGGCGCATGCGGTCTACAGCTCTACAATTTTGGACAAACCGTGTCCATGGTTTTTTTCACTGATACATGGAAGCCCGCATCTTTCTACGATCGGATAAAGGAGAACCGTCAAATCGGCTTACACACGCTAGTCTTGGTCGATATCAAGGTTAAGGAGCAGAGTCTCGAAAATATGGCCCGAGGTCGTCTGGTCTACGAGCCTCCTCGCTACATGACTGTTGGCCAGTGTGCAAAGCAGATGCTagagattgaggatgagCGCAAGGATGGTGTCTATACCAAGGACAGTCTGGCCATTGGCGCTGCTCGCGTGGGAGGTAAGACGGAGAAGTTCGTGGCCGGTACTTTGGAGGAGCTTTGCTCCACCGACGAGGAGCTAGGGCCTCCTCTTCACAGTCTCGTCCTCCTTGGTCGAAGGACACACGAGCTGGAGCTTGACTACGTCCGGCAGTTTGCggttgacaaggagaagTGGGATAGACTATGGAAAGCTGAGTACGGAAAGCAGCTGTGA
- a CDS encoding hypothetical protein (BUSCO:EOG09262Z2S~CAZy:GT33), whose product MSAAFIVSVIAGALSCVFLVWLIRGLAILIPTRYQPSQKPEDDHIQILVVGDVGRSPRMQYHALSVAKHGRNVDIVGYKETSRHPDLIGNPRVTMYALPPQPEVLQWGTLPFFLNIPLKVLWQFWGLFSTLMYDAPAAKWIIIQNPPSIPTFHVALLVSFLRGSKLVVDWHNYGYTILAQGKWYVKPLVPVYRWYETGFGRYLGDVNLSVTDAMARQLKERPFNLKRSVLTLHDRPAQVFQPILSTTKRLAFLSRLAETKDIAKDIVDGAVRLIVSSTSWTPDEDFGLLLDALVSYARSAEASPILAIITGKGPQKELYLEKIKTLQEGGKLPGVRIITAWLSTRDYASLLASADLGISLHKSSSGVDLPMKVVDMFGAGLPVAAYSAFESFSELVKEGQNGCGFETSSELAEILARLLSFSGQEELARLKKGAVSEGSLRWDQEWDRVVGKAIGLVGEESI is encoded by the exons ATGTCAGCCGCATTTATTGTCTCAGTCATTGCTGGCGCTCTCAGCTGTGTCTTCCTGGTATGGCTGATACGTGGTCTTGCGATCCTTATTCCTACTCGCTATCAGCCTTCTCAGAAACCTGAAGATGATCATATTCAGATTCTTGTTGTCGGCGACGTCGGGCGCAGTCCTCGCATGCAATATCATGCTCTGAGCGTTGCCAAACATGGTCGCAATGTCGATATCGTGGGCTACAAAG AAACCTCAAGACACCCTGATCTCATCGGGAATCCTCGCGTTACTATGTATGCACTCCCACCACAACCTGAGGTCCTTCAATGGGGAACATTGCCATTCTTTCTCAATATTCCTCTCAAGGTTTTATGGCAGTTCTGGGGCTTGTTCAGTACCTTGATGTACGATGCTCCTGCTGCTAAATGGATCATCATTCAA AACCCCCCCTCAATCCCGACTTTTCATGTTGCACTCTTGGTTTCCTTCCTGCGAGGCAGTAAGCTTGTAGTGGACTGGCATAATTATGGCTACACTATCCTGGCCCAAGGGAAGTGGTATGTTAAGCCGTTAGTTCCTGTGTACCGTTGGTACGAAACCGGCTTCGGACGCTATCTGGGAGATGTCAACCTTTCTGTCACCGATGCTATGGCCCGTCAGCTCAAAGAGAGGCCTTTCAACCTGAAGCGTTCTGTACTCACACTTCATGACCGGCCTGCCCAGGTGTTTCAACCTATTCTCTCTACTACAAAACGTCTGGCCTTTTTGTCTCGACTTGCAGAGACTAAAGACATTGCCAAGGATATTGTCGATGGTGCAGTACGGCTCATCGTGAGTAGCACTTCCTGGACGCCAGACGAGGACTTTGGCCTGCTCCTGGATGCTCTCGTCTCCTATGCCAGGTCCGCTGAGGCCTCACCCATCCTGGCTATAATTACTGGTAAGGGTCCGCAAAAAGAACTCTACCTTGAAAAAATCAAGACACTCCAGGAGGGTGGTAAACTACCTGGTGTTCGTATCATAACGGCGTGGCTTTCCACCAGGGACTATGCCTCACTTCTTGCTTCGGCAGACCTTGGTATCTCGCTGCATAAGTCCAGCTCGGGCGTTGATCTTCCCATGAAGGTGGTGGACATGTTTGGCGCTGGTCTCCCCGTCGCAGCATACTCTGCTTTTGAGAGCTTCAGCGAACTTGTCAAGGAAGGCCAAAACGGTTGTGGTTTCGAAACCTCATCAGAATTGGCAGAGATCCTTGCGAGACTTCTGAGCTTTTCCGGACAAGAGGAGTTGGCTCGTTTGAAGAAGGGTGCAGTTAGTGAAGGCTCTCTGAGGTGGGATCAGGAATGGGACCGCGTAGTTGGCAAAGCCATTGGCCTTGTTGGTGAAGAGAGCATTTAG
- a CDS encoding hypothetical protein (EggNog:ENOG41): MGRTPAYIFVVRHGNRLDAADKKWHLSSPTPYDPPLTYGGWLQARAVGNQISSILEQAKDEYETASKGTKKRRRFKVVIHSSPFLRCAQTSIGISSGLAQTPHESPYRPNDIFVSATGPPKHFRSTILRLDSFLGEWLSPEYFEQITPPPGAALMLGSAKAELLRREDYSALTSAPAPTPMPHRGSNASLWNGSPAASPSLGPLRPGSAVEGSTGSAMAAALTGQLATQMEKKGYTVPKPNYAISSSGKIPDGFVAHARDECVVVDYQWDSMRAPLDFGDGGQLGEEWTDMHKRFRRGLKKMVDWYATTDAPDEMVTQAAGASSNDTHDPSISEDEDVETVVILVSHGAGCNALIGAITHQPVLMDVGIASITMAVRKQDADYGTLLAASANEAPNSEPHVSPHQMYDIRMSASTEHLRSTTSTPVSSRSTSADGFPAAIRGRNPSIGSTDGPGPLIGSFVYSDPIIPMGSRSASASATVGSSLRRTSGSQRPLNRGPALTTATGESGSRSNSPSANTSFGLWTPGPSSLRLMDDGSDDASDKEDFDSVLPNFSRFKGIPEDNKGEAQASAAMSTSNSSTQSSFSSRFELNSTNSLSMSLPPAAITSLSSFSFPPSGETTPKATPRGPILSAPIRIKTDILHDFDKPAEELQIGQLGDGLGGLWGLPRPPGEAERFRDMSLSKRRWTTTERA, translated from the exons ATGGGCCGTACGCCGGCCTACATCTTTGTCGTCAG GCACGGCAACCGCCTTGACGCTGCTGACAAGAAATGGCATCTTTCATCCCCTACACCCTATGATCCCCCTCTGACCTACGGCGGCTGGCTTCAAGCCAGAGCTGTTGGCAACCAAATCTCCAGCATTCTCGAACAAGCGAAGGACGAGTACGAGACGGCTTCCAAAGGCACAAAAAAGCGACGTAGATTCAAGGTCGTCATTCATAGCTCGCCATTCTTACGATGCGCCCAAACATCCATCGGAATCAGCTCTGGTCTTGCACAAACTCCCCATGAATCGCCTTACCGTCCGAACGACATATTCGTTTCCGCAACGGGACCACCAAAGCACTTTCGATCTACAATATTACGTTTGGATTCCTTTCTTGGAGAATGGCTGTCTCCCGAGTACTTCGAACAGATTACCCCACCACCTGGTGCCGCCCTCATGCTTGGAAGTGCGAAGGCCGAACTCCTACGACGCGAAGACTACAGTGCACTGACATCTGCACCCGCTCCAACTCCGATGCCTCACAGAGGCTCTAATGCTTCTCTCTGGAACGGATCTCCTGCCGCCAGTCCGTCTCTTGGACCCTTGAGACCAGGGTCTGCAGTGGAAGGTTCAACAGGGTCGGCTATGGCTGCGGCTCTAACTGGGCAGCTGGCAACTCAGATGGAAAAGAAAGGTTACACAGTCCCAAAGCCGAACTATGCTATCTCGAGTTCCGGAAAGATCCCCGACGGATTCGTGGCCCACGCGCGTGACGAATGCGTTGTGGTGGATTACCAATGGGATTCCATGAGAGCTCCACTAGATTTTGGAGATGGTGGCCAGCTTGGAGAAGAGTGGACAGACATGCACAAGAGATTTCGACGCggtctgaagaagatggtggacTGGTACGCTACGACTGATGCACCTGATGAGATGGTAACGCAGGCTGCCGGAGCTTCATCGAATGACACACACGACCCCTCGATttctgaagacgaggatgtaGAGACTGTTGTTATTCTTGTATCTCACGGAGCTGGATGTAATGCTCTCATTGGCGCTATTACTCATCAGCCTGTTCTTATGGATGTTGGAATTGCCTCTATCACTATGGCAGTTCGAAAGCAAGATGCTGATTACGGCACTCTCCTGGCTGCATCAGCAAACGAGGCGCCAAACTCTGAACCCCATGTCTCCCCCCATCAAATGTACGATATTCGCATGTCTGCAAGCACAGAACATTTGCgctcaacaacctcgactCCCGTCTCATCCCGATCAACTTCAGCTGATGGTTTCCCTGCTGCTATCCGCGGCCGCAACCCCAGCATCGGCAGTACTGATGGACCCGGCCCACTCATTGGTTCTTTCGTCTATTCCGACCCTATCATTCCCATGGGCAGTCGTAGTGCTTCGGCCAGTGCAACTGTGGGATCGTCCTTACGTCGAACTTCTGGGTCACAGCGACCACTGAATCGAGGACCAGCTCTTACCACGGCAACAGGCGAATCAGGCTCAAGGAGCAACTCACCGAGCGCCAACACATCGTTCGGCCTGTGGACACCTGGGCCTTCGTCACTTAGACTGATGGATGATGGTAGTGACGATGCCTCTGACAAGGAGGACTTCGATTCCGTGCTGCCTAACTTTAGCCGTTTTAAAGGTATTCCGGAGGACAACAAGGgagaagcccaagcttcTGCTGCCATGTCTACCTCGAACTCATCTACGCAATCATCTTTTTCTTCACGCTTTGAGCTTAACTCTACAAACTCATTATCTATGAGCTTGCCGCCCGCCGCTATCACCTCACTCAGCTCGTTCTCGTTCCCACCAAGTGGGGAGACTACTCCAAAGGCCACGCCCCGAGGTCCTATTCTCTCGGCCCCTATCAGAATCAAGACAGATATCTTACACGATTTTGACAAGCCCGCTGAAGAGCTTCAAATTGGACAACTTGGAGATGGTCTGGGCGGACTTTGGGGTCTTCCTCGACCTCCTGGCGAGGCCGAGCGTTTCCGCGATATGAGTCTTTCAAAACGACGTTGGACGACTACCGAGCGCGCCTAA
- a CDS encoding hypothetical protein (EggNog:ENOG41~BUSCO:EOG09261ONU) codes for MAPHFIDDKTEICLPFILSQLKLHREESPDRPFVIGLNGIQGAGKSTLVKALSKALESQHVPTLVCSIDEFYLTRQDQVALAEAHPDNALVQHRGEPGTHDLPFLKSVFEALLRGEPTKLPKYDKAIKGGQGDRLPESEWLPVNQPGQDKIQAIILEGWCVGFRPLTREDVEARLNMPNRTLKQHKLEDLLFVNEKLAEYDSVTDSFDAFIQIDAEDLGYVYGWRLEQEDHLREERGDPEAGMTSVEVVKFVDGYYPAYELYTDRMRKGVLANRPGRQLRMVVGRDRKVKHVRRV; via the exons ATGGCTCCCCACTTCATCGACGACAAAACTGAGATTTGCCTACCCTTCATCCTCTCTCAGCTCAAACTCCACCGCGAAGAGTCTCCCGACCGCCCCTTTGTCATCGGCCTCAACGGTATTCAGGGCGCCGGCAAGTCGACCCTTGTCAAGGCATTGAGCAAGGCTCTCGAGAGCCAGCATGTGCCCACCCTTGTCTGTAGCATAGATGAGTTCTATCTCACTCGCCAGGATCAGGTTGCCCTCGCTGAAGCTCACCCTGACAATGCCCTTGTTCAGCATCGTGGGGAGCCTG GAACTCACGACCTGCCTTTCCTCAAGTCCGTCTTTGAGGCATTACTAAGAGGAGAGCCTACAAAGCTGCCAAAATACGACAAAGCCATCAAAGGCGGTCAAGGTGATCGCCTCCCAGAGTCTGAATGGCTTCCTGTGAATCAGCCAGGCCAGGACAAGATCCAGGCCATCATTTTGGAGGGGTGGTGTGTAGGCTTCCGTCCTCTGACCcgtgaggatgttgaggcgAGGCTCAACATGCCCAACCGAACTCTCAAACAACATAAACTTGAGGACCTTCTATTCGTAAATGAGAAGCTCGCTGAGTATGACTCCGTCACAGATTCCTTCGACGCATTCATTCAAATCGACGCGGAAGATCTTGGCTACGTCTACGGTTGGCGATTGGAGCAAGAAGACCACTTGCGCGAGGAAAGAGGTGACCCGGAAGCAGGCATGACATCTGTGGAGGTGGTCAAATTCGTTGACGGATACTATCCTGCTTATGAGCTCTATACTGATAGGATGAGAAAAGGAGTTCTGGCCAACCGACCTGGCCGTCAATTGAGGATGGTAGTAGGCCGCGACAGAAAAGTAAAACATGTCCGACGAGTATAA
- a CDS encoding hypothetical protein (EggNog:ENOG41), giving the protein MSSADTPDSAIEARVVDKLKTIAPAPEPKDDSKAGASSGLAQQLRAFAAGGFGGLCAVVVGHPFDLVKVRLQTAERGVYSSAVDVVRKSIARDGLRRGLYAGVSAPLVGVTPMFAVSFWGYDLGKQIVRGVSEVPAEGLTIAQISTAGFISAIPMTAITAPFERIKVILQVQGQKQLAPGEKPKYNGGVDVVRQLYKEGGIRSVFRGSAATLARDGPGSAAYFAAYEYIKRKMTPIDPLTGKPSGQLSLSAITCAGAAAGVAMWIPVFPIDTVKSRLQTSEGNVSVGSIVRELYGKGGVKAFFPGFGPALARAVPANAATFLGVELAHQAMNKVFG; this is encoded by the exons ATGTCCTCCGCCGATACCCCAGACTCCGCCATCGAGGCCCGTGTCGTAGACAAGCTGAAGACCATTGCGCCCGCGCCTGAACCAAAAGATGACTCCAAGGCCGGCGCATCCTCTGGCCTCGCTCAGCAGCTTCGCGCCTTTGCAGCTGGTGGTTTTGGTGGTCTCTGCGCTGTCGTAGTGGGGCATCCTTtcgatcttgtcaaagtcCGCCTTCAAACCGCTGAGCGAGGTGTTTACTCCTCTGCCGTCGATGTTGTACGCAAGAGTATTGCTCGTGATGGTCTGCGAAGAGGTCTTTACGCTGGCGTAAGCGCACCTCTTGTCGGTGTTACACCCATGT TTGCCGTGTCCTTTTGGGGTTACGACCTCGGCAAGCAAATCGTCCGAGGTGTTAGTGAAGTCCCCGCCGAGGGTCTCACAATCGCCCAGATCTCAACCGCTGGCTTCATCTCCGCCATTCCCATGACCGCTATCACAGCACCCTTCGAGCGCATCAAGGTCATCCTCCAAGTCCAGGGTCAGAAGCAGCTTGCTCCCGGTGAGAAACCCAAGTACAATGGAGGCGTTGACGTCGTCCGCCAGCTCTACAAGGAGGGCGGTATCCGCAGCGTCTTCCGCGGCAGCGCTGCTACTCTCGCCCGTGATGGCCCCGGTTCTGCTGCCTACTTCGCCGCCTACGAGTACATCAAGCGAAAGATGACACCGATTGATCCCCTTACTGGAAAGCCCAGCGGTCAGCTCAGTCTTAGTGCTATCACATGCGCTGGAGCTGCCGCTGGAGTTGCCATGTGGATACCTGTCTTCCCCATCGATACGGTCAAGTCTCGCCTGCAGACCTCAGAGGGCAACGTCTCCGTTGGCAGCATCGTTCGTGAACTCTACGGAAAGGGTGGTGTCAAGGCATTCTTCCCTGGATTTGGTCCTGCCCTTGCTCGTGCTGTGCCCGCCAACGCCGCTACTTTCCTTGGTGTCGAGCTGGCTCACCAGGCCATGAACAAGGTCTTCGGCTAG
- a CDS encoding hypothetical protein (EggNog:ENOG41): MATSSAPAASLLKRQLKEMQAGKDIPGISCGLVNDNNIFEWEVMLMISDDCKYYGDPIPFHPNIYENGKLCISILHPPEEDEYGYEAASERWSPVQTPETILLSTISLFHSPNDESPANVEAARMFREEREGKNKDFRRRCRKCVRESLGED, translated from the exons ATGGCCACTAGTTCTGCTCCAGCAGCTTCGTTGCTTAAGCGACAGCTCAAAGAGATGCAGGCTGGCAAGGATATTCCAGGCATCTCATGCGGCCTCGTAAACGATAACAACATCTTTGAGTGGGAAGTGATGCTCATGATTAGCGACGACTGCAAATACTACGGCG ATCCCATTCCTTTCCACCCGAATATCTACGAAAACGGCAAGCTCTGCATTTCTATCCTCCACCCTCCCGAGGAAGACGAGTATGGCTACGAAGCAGCCTCTGAACGCTGGAGCCCAGTCCAGACACCCGAAACTATTCTTCTCAGCACCATTAGTCTATTCCACAGTCCCAACGACGAGAGCCCTGCCAATGTGGAGGCTGCACGGATGTTCCGCGAGGAAAGGGAGGGCAAGAACAAGGATTTCCGAAGACGCTGCAGAAAGTGCGTGAGGGAGAGCTTGGGAGAGGATTAG
- a CDS encoding hypothetical protein (CAZy:AA1) — MPRLSSIFLIALASPLTALPEPTNSKFQNQGSCSGNTPTTRDQWCGFDVHSDYYSVVPDTGVTREYWLEISEITFAPDGVPRFAQAINGTIPGPTIFADWGDNVVVHMTSNLKTSSNGSSFHFHGTHQNYTNPHDGVVAITQCPVAPGSSVTYRWRATQYGTSWYHSHFGLQTYDGVYGGLIIRGPASANYDEDVGTIMLSDWSHKTVNQLLHDVQREGPALMDNVLINGTNVHGNDTDTNQTGERFRLDFEEGKTYRLRLINTGIDTLYKFSIDHHTLKVIAVDFVAVEPYETDHISLAIGERMDILVTANQASRASSFWLRAIPQLDCTRNINPQNALGIVSYASNSTTPTTKGRKHEDHCQDEPYESIVPVVPRNVGPPEMEVIQNANRSWNSDGIIKWALNSTTMIAEWGEPSLLKLNNSASFTKSNAVIRVPKKNVWVYLAIETEQDISHPIHLHGFDFQILAQGPGPYDSNITLNTENPPRRDTALLPAKGHLVIAFLTDNPGVWLMHCHIGWHAAEGFSLQFIVREDEIPSLVSDQEYKDIEEGCKAWSDFSHKMKMEQDDSGI, encoded by the exons ATGCCCAGACTGTCTTCAATTTTCCTCATCGCTTTGGCTTCACCCTTAACCGCCTTGCCGGAGCCCACCAATTCCAAGTTTCAGAATCAAGGATCATGTTCTGGGAACACACCTACTACTCGAGACCAATGGTGTGGATTCGATGTCCACAGTGATTACTACTCGGTTGTTCCTGATACTGGTGTGACGAGAGAATACTGGCTTGAAATTAGCGAGATAACCTTTGCTCCGGATGGAGTTCCCAGATTCGCCCAAGCTATCAACGGAACGATACCAG GACCAACTATATTTGCCGACTGGGGCGATAATGTTGTCGTTCACATGACAAGTAATCTGAAGACTTCATCCAACGGTTCGTCCTTTCACTTCCATGGCACTCATCAAAATTACACAAACCCTCACGATGGTGTCGTTGCTATTACCCAGTGCCCTGTTGCACCAGGGTCCTCTGTAACATACAGATGGCGTGCGACCCAGTATGGTACCTCGTGGTATCACTCTCATTTTGGGCTCCAGACTTATGATGGTGTTTACGGTGGTTTGATCATTCGTGGTCCCGCAAGTGCCAACtatgatgaggatgttggGACCATCATGCTCAGCGATTGGTCGCACAAGACTGTCAATCAACTTTTACATGATGTCCAGCGAGAGGGTCCTGCGCTGATGGATAATGTTCTAATCAACGGCACTAATGTCCATGGAAATGATACCGATACGAACCAGACTGGAGAGAGGTTCAGACTAGACTTCGAGGAGGGCAAGACATATCGCCTACGTCTCATCAACACTGGGATTGATACTCTATATAAGTTTTCCATCGATCATCATACTCTCAAAGTCATTGCGGTAGACTTTGTAGCAGTTGAGCCCTACGAAACCGACCACATCAGCCTCGCAATTG GTGAACGTATGGATATTCTTGTCACGGCAAACCAAGCTTCAAGGGCATCGTCATTTTGGCTTCGCGCTATCCCCCAACTTGACTGCACCAGAAACATCAATCCTCAAAATGCGCTCGGTATTGTATCTTATGCATCGAACAGCACTACACCCACGACGAAAGGACGCAAGCACGAGGATCATTGCCAAGATGAGCCTTACGAGAGCATTGTACCTGTCGTCCCTCGCAATGTTGGACCTCCTGAGATGGAAGTCATACAGAACGCCAACCGCTCTTGGAACTCAGATGGCATCATCAAATGGGCGCTTAACAGCACTACCATGATCGCAGAATGGGGCGAACCctccctcctcaagctcaataACAGCGCCTCATTCACTAAGTCTAATGCTGTCATTCGTGTTCCCAAAAAGAATGTCTGGGTTTACCTTGCTATTGAAACAGAACAGGATATCTCCCATCCTATCCACCTTCACGGATTCGATTTTCAGATTCTCGCTCAAGGCCCCGGTCCATACGATTCAAATATCACCCTCAACACAGAAAATCCCCCACGCCGTGACACTGCTCTTTTACCTGCCAAAGGGCACCTTGTGATCGCATTTCTCACCGACAATCCAGGTGTGTGGCTCATGCACTGCCATATAGGTTGGCATGCTGCTGAAGGCTTCTCGCTACAATTTATTGTTCGAGAAGACGAGATCCCAAGCCTCGTGTCGGACCAGGAATACAAGGATATCGAAGAAGGTTGCAAAGCATGGAGCGACTTCTCAcacaagatgaagatggagcaGGACGACTCGGGTATCTGA